In the Candidatus Eremiobacteraceae bacterium genome, one interval contains:
- the zwf gene encoding glucose-6-phosphate dehydrogenase: MVEVKIPNPFREGLREDRATRPVQLVIFGASGDLTCRKLLPAIYNLAQADLLPENFCVVGFARSQMTDEEFREQLRRSVANSSEIRVRDKNVLEELASRCRYVEGTFDDASAFKRLGGVLTEDDLKYGTAGNRIFYISTPASLFGIIVEQLHEAGLTGDSGSADSVRIIVEKPFGRDLASAKALNDEMLKYLREDQIYRIDHYLGKETVQNILVLRFANGIFEPIWDRNYVDSVQITVAESLGIEGRGAFYEETGVVRDILQNHGLQLLSLVGMEPPTTFDARDFRDEKVRVIEAIRPIDVKEAVRGQYGPGFVNGQPVVGYREEQSVAPGSMVPTYAALRLFVDNWRWAGVPFYLRSGKRLPKRVTEIAIQFKEAPHLPFRKSQIEQAEGNVLALRIQPDEGVTLKLEAKVPGPSMRIRSVAMDFSYGATFGAEDASPYERLILDCMKGDQTLFDRADGVEAAWALVDPLLQAWDADRSIVFPNYAAGSWGPKEAEDLIARDGRAWRLP; encoded by the coding sequence ATGGTCGAAGTCAAGATACCCAACCCGTTCCGCGAGGGGCTGCGCGAAGACCGTGCGACCCGGCCGGTGCAATTGGTCATCTTTGGCGCATCGGGCGATCTGACGTGCCGCAAGCTGCTGCCTGCCATCTACAATCTCGCCCAAGCGGATCTGCTGCCCGAGAATTTCTGCGTCGTCGGTTTCGCGCGCTCGCAAATGACCGACGAGGAGTTCCGCGAGCAGCTGCGCCGCTCGGTCGCGAACTCGAGCGAGATCCGCGTACGCGACAAGAACGTGCTTGAAGAGCTCGCCTCGCGCTGCCGCTATGTCGAGGGCACGTTCGACGACGCGAGCGCGTTCAAGCGGCTGGGCGGCGTGCTCACCGAGGACGACCTCAAGTACGGCACCGCGGGCAATCGCATCTTCTATATCTCGACGCCCGCCAGTCTGTTCGGCATCATCGTCGAGCAGCTCCATGAGGCGGGCCTCACGGGCGACAGCGGATCCGCAGACTCGGTGCGCATCATCGTCGAGAAGCCGTTCGGCCGCGATCTCGCCAGCGCCAAAGCGCTCAACGACGAGATGCTCAAGTATCTGCGCGAGGATCAGATCTACCGCATCGACCACTATCTCGGCAAAGAGACGGTCCAGAACATCCTCGTGCTGCGTTTCGCCAACGGCATCTTCGAGCCGATCTGGGACCGCAACTACGTGGACAGCGTGCAGATCACCGTCGCCGAGAGCCTGGGCATCGAGGGCCGCGGCGCGTTCTATGAAGAGACCGGCGTCGTGCGCGACATCTTGCAGAACCATGGCCTGCAGCTGCTCTCGTTGGTCGGCATGGAACCGCCGACGACGTTCGACGCGCGCGATTTCCGCGACGAGAAGGTGCGCGTCATCGAGGCCATCCGTCCGATCGACGTCAAGGAAGCGGTGCGCGGACAGTACGGGCCGGGATTCGTCAACGGCCAGCCGGTGGTGGGCTATCGCGAGGAGCAAAGCGTCGCGCCCGGTTCGATGGTGCCGACGTATGCCGCGCTGCGCCTTTTCGTCGACAATTGGCGTTGGGCCGGCGTGCCCTTCTACCTGCGCTCCGGCAAGCGGCTGCCCAAACGCGTCACCGAGATCGCCATCCAATTCAAAGAAGCGCCGCATCTGCCGTTTCGCAAGTCACAGATCGAGCAAGCCGAGGGCAACGTGCTGGCGCTGCGCATCCAGCCGGACGAGGGCGTGACCCTCAAGCTCGAGGCGAAAGTGCCCGGCCCGAGCATGCGCATCCGCTCGGTCGCGATGGATTTCTCATACGGCGCGACCTTCGGTGCCGAAGACGCGTCGCCGTACGAGCGGCTCATCTTGGATTGTATGAAAGGCGATCAGACGTTGTTCGACCGCGCCGACGGCGTCGAGGCCGCCTGGGCGCTGGTCGATCCGCTGCTGCAGGCATGGGATGCCGATCGCTCGATCGTGTTCCCGAACTACGCGGCTGGCTCGTGGGGGCCCAAAGAGGCCGAGGACCTGATCGCGCGCGACGGGCGCGCGTGGCGGCTCCCGTGA